From the Gordonia bronchialis DSM 43247 genome, one window contains:
- a CDS encoding ABC transporter substrate-binding protein codes for MRTTRRPSRPLPALLGAVVIAGLVAACSPPDETDEVGPQVAPEAGALPVTLEQVYAPVTVENGTARIAAMGVGDADTLLALGIKPTAIATFGDPKQTTSPWNAELIGDSSPTYLPTVSSDFGTAIDTTLATDPGLITAIGADPSREQFNSLRKVAPTVLRPAQFSAWQVPWEAQATQVGKAVGLPKATAAKIAETNALLAGIRRDHPQFAGKTAVVVTGAPDGTVSIYSGGDGRGQTLAGYGFTFPPALQPALTNGFYGSLSAERLDLLDSADLVVAVDWQGSNDQLRRNAAFTSLDVVRSGRVAYLDQEVGTAMSVPTVLTIPWVAGKALDPITASVR; via the coding sequence ATGCGCACCACCCGTCGCCCCTCGCGCCCACTGCCGGCACTGCTAGGGGCCGTTGTGATCGCCGGTCTTGTCGCCGCGTGTTCGCCGCCCGACGAAACCGACGAGGTCGGCCCGCAGGTGGCCCCGGAGGCCGGAGCGCTGCCGGTGACCCTGGAGCAGGTGTACGCGCCGGTCACGGTCGAGAACGGCACCGCGAGGATCGCGGCGATGGGTGTCGGCGACGCAGACACGCTGCTCGCGCTGGGGATCAAGCCGACGGCGATCGCCACCTTCGGCGACCCGAAGCAGACCACCTCACCGTGGAACGCCGAACTCATCGGCGACAGCTCACCCACCTACCTGCCGACCGTGTCCAGCGACTTCGGCACCGCGATCGACACCACGCTGGCCACCGACCCCGGCCTGATCACCGCGATCGGCGCGGACCCGTCGCGCGAGCAGTTCAACAGCCTGCGCAAGGTCGCCCCCACCGTGCTGCGACCCGCGCAGTTCTCCGCCTGGCAGGTCCCGTGGGAGGCACAGGCAACCCAGGTCGGCAAGGCGGTCGGTCTGCCGAAGGCGACGGCGGCCAAGATCGCCGAGACCAACGCGCTGCTGGCCGGGATCCGACGCGATCATCCGCAGTTCGCCGGCAAGACCGCCGTGGTGGTGACCGGGGCGCCCGACGGCACCGTGTCGATCTACAGCGGCGGCGACGGCCGCGGCCAGACCCTCGCCGGTTACGGCTTCACCTTCCCGCCCGCGTTGCAGCCGGCACTCACCAACGGGTTCTACGGATCGCTGTCGGCCGAGCGGCTCGACCTGCTGGATTCCGCCGACCTCGTCGTCGCCGTCGACTGGCAGGGCTCCAATGATCAGCTGCGGCGCAATGCCGCCTTCACCAGCCTCGATGTGGTTCGGTCCGGGCGCGTCGCCTACCTCGATCAAGAGGTCGGGACCGCGATGTCGGTGCCGACGGTCCTGACGATCCCATGGGTCGCCGGCAAGGCACTCGACCCGATCACGGCCTCGGTCCGCTGA
- a CDS encoding Rv0361 family membrane protein translates to MAAGGTRKPARGSGDDADGTPAAPRSWKDAWPFLVALGVIVVAVVGLGLSYLLRPAEERVTDSTRVQYAINDHYTARNASDYTAYREHTCAADLASPSFITERVFSEQNRDRRDNPIQIDITDLTVDGDRAQAQVHWHLKNSSDQKHTVPTVVVRENGEWKVCTS, encoded by the coding sequence ATGGCAGCAGGTGGAACCCGGAAACCCGCACGTGGCTCCGGCGACGATGCGGACGGTACCCCCGCCGCGCCACGGTCGTGGAAAGACGCGTGGCCGTTTCTCGTCGCGCTCGGCGTGATCGTGGTCGCCGTCGTCGGGCTGGGGCTCTCCTACCTACTGCGGCCGGCGGAGGAGCGGGTGACCGACTCGACACGTGTGCAGTACGCGATCAACGACCACTACACCGCGCGTAACGCGTCGGACTACACCGCCTACCGCGAGCACACGTGCGCGGCGGATCTGGCATCGCCGTCGTTCATCACCGAGCGGGTCTTCAGCGAGCAGAACCGCGACCGGCGCGACAACCCGATCCAGATCGACATCACCGACCTGACCGTCGACGGCGATCGCGCGCAAGCACAAGTACATTGGCATCTCAAGAACTCATCCGATCAGAAGCACACTGTGCCGACGGTCGTGGTGCGCGAGAACGGCGAGTGGAAGGTGTGCACCTCGTGA
- a CDS encoding isochorismate synthase: protein MSTSAAGPSPDDVAGSVPGDVFVLSRPHGTVRARGVREVFTTADAASDALRAGRVTALTGAIGFDATETVALTAPEELTFSDEPLAGRAPLQQRVVSTTFRPDTAEHRDRVAHAIKRIAAGDVDKVVLARAVDLVVEPRVDPAEMLGALAAGNSEHNAFGVDLGTGAWLLGASPELLLRKRGREVTCYPYAGSAPRHPDPATDRATAEALARSAKDHTEHAFVVDYLRERLETLCDDVEAPPEPLVLSTGEVWHLATPIRATLRDPHVTSLDLALLLGPTPAVCGTPSEVAAQIITEVEGDRGFYAGSVGWCDANGDGEWMVTIRCLQLEADRHHLTTWAGGGIIADSDPQAELDETAVKLRTVLHALGVDDLD, encoded by the coding sequence GTGTCCACGTCCGCAGCTGGCCCGAGCCCCGACGATGTTGCCGGGAGTGTCCCCGGGGATGTCTTCGTCCTCTCCCGTCCGCACGGTACGGTCCGCGCCCGTGGGGTGCGAGAGGTGTTCACCACCGCCGACGCCGCCTCCGACGCCCTGCGCGCAGGCCGCGTCACCGCCCTGACCGGCGCGATCGGCTTCGACGCCACCGAGACCGTGGCGCTAACCGCCCCCGAAGAGCTCACGTTTTCCGACGAGCCACTCGCCGGCCGAGCGCCGTTGCAGCAGCGCGTCGTGAGCACCACGTTCCGTCCCGACACCGCCGAACACCGCGACCGGGTTGCCCACGCGATCAAGCGGATCGCGGCCGGCGACGTCGACAAGGTGGTGCTGGCGCGGGCCGTCGACCTCGTCGTCGAACCGCGTGTCGATCCCGCCGAGATGCTCGGCGCACTGGCCGCCGGCAACTCCGAACACAACGCCTTCGGCGTCGACCTCGGCACCGGGGCGTGGTTACTCGGCGCGTCGCCGGAGTTGTTGTTGCGCAAGCGAGGTCGCGAGGTGACGTGCTATCCCTACGCCGGCTCCGCCCCGCGTCATCCCGACCCGGCCACCGACCGCGCAACCGCCGAGGCGCTGGCCCGCTCCGCCAAGGACCACACCGAACACGCCTTCGTCGTCGACTATCTCCGCGAACGCCTGGAAACCCTGTGCGACGACGTCGAGGCACCGCCCGAACCGCTGGTCCTCTCCACCGGGGAGGTGTGGCACCTCGCGACCCCGATCCGCGCGACCCTGCGCGATCCGCACGTCACCTCCCTCGACCTCGCGCTGCTGCTGGGCCCGACCCCCGCGGTGTGCGGTACGCCGAGCGAGGTGGCCGCGCAGATCATCACCGAGGTGGAGGGCGACCGCGGTTTCTACGCCGGCTCGGTCGGCTGGTGCGACGCCAACGGCGACGGCGAATGGATGGTCACCATCCGCTGTTTGCAACTCGAAGCCGACCGTCACCACCTGACCACCTGGGCCGGTGGAGGCATCATCGCCGACTCCGACCCGCAGGCCGAACTCGACGAGACCGCCGTCAAACTGCGGACCGTGCTGCACGCGTTGGGTGTCGACGACCTCGACTGA
- a CDS encoding DUF456 domain-containing protein, with translation MPLYGELLVAAAILIGLLGIVIPILPGTLLVGGAILVWAVIVGGWAWAVFAVAAVVLAIGEVVKYFLAGRTLRSGGIPNITIIVGGLVGIVGFFVVPVIGLFLGFIVGAAATELVRTRDGRAAWRGTVAAIKAAAITMGIELLAALIATGIWTSGAFAW, from the coding sequence GTGCCCCTTTACGGAGAGTTGCTGGTCGCCGCGGCGATCCTGATCGGACTCCTCGGTATCGTCATCCCGATCCTGCCGGGAACGCTGCTTGTCGGCGGCGCGATCCTGGTGTGGGCGGTGATCGTCGGCGGCTGGGCGTGGGCGGTGTTCGCGGTCGCGGCGGTGGTGCTCGCCATCGGCGAGGTGGTGAAGTACTTTCTCGCCGGTCGCACGCTGCGGTCCGGCGGCATCCCCAACATCACCATCATCGTGGGTGGGCTGGTCGGGATCGTGGGCTTCTTCGTCGTCCCGGTGATCGGTCTGTTTCTCGGGTTCATCGTCGGCGCCGCGGCAACCGAACTCGTCCGTACCCGTGACGGCCGCGCGGCCTGGCGGGGGACGGTCGCGGCGATCAAGGCTGCCGCGATCACGATGGGCATCGAGCTGCTGGCGGCGCTGATCGCGACCGGCATCTGGACATCCGGAGCTTTCGCGTGGTGA
- a CDS encoding rhodanese-like domain-containing protein: MTYAGDLTPRQAWEKLENDPKAVLVDCRTRAEWSFVGVPDLEILGKRTIFVEWNTFPDGSHNESFVAELRDAGISDDDEVIFICRSGHRSIGAAEAATADGVKAAYNILDGFEGALDENDHRGRAGWRAENLPWRQS; this comes from the coding sequence GTGACCTATGCCGGAGATCTGACCCCGCGACAGGCCTGGGAGAAGCTGGAGAACGATCCCAAGGCCGTGCTGGTGGACTGTCGGACCCGCGCGGAGTGGTCCTTCGTCGGTGTTCCCGACCTCGAAATACTCGGCAAGAGAACGATCTTCGTCGAATGGAACACTTTCCCCGACGGCTCGCACAATGAGTCGTTCGTGGCCGAGCTGCGCGATGCCGGGATCTCCGACGATGACGAGGTCATCTTCATCTGCCGCTCGGGTCACCGGTCCATCGGAGCCGCCGAGGCCGCCACCGCCGACGGCGTGAAGGCTGCCTACAACATCCTCGACGGCTTCGAGGGCGCCCTCGACGAGAACGATCACCGCGGGCGTGCGGGTTGGCGCGCCGAGAACTTGCCATGGAGGCAGTCGTGA
- a CDS encoding FecCD family ABC transporter permease — MAVLALLLCGSVAIGTLEAPFDDVWASFTSGCSQIWAALTDLRMPAVTRESRLDGIVWDQPVPRTLLGLFVGLAVGAAGAITQGHTRNPIADPGMLGVNAGAACAVVGGIYLLGIQSPIAFTFFGLIGAIIAASAVFGLSALSGASPLTLVLAGTGLTATLTAVTSAIVLVDSNSLDAWRFWSVGSTAGRGFDVFWASLPFIVVGLVLALASGFFLNVLSLGDDMTKALGSRVAIIRVVGIVAITLLIGAATAACGPIVFLGLVTPHIARVFTGSDYRWIIPYSALLGAILLVGCDILGRVIARPGEVQVGVMLAFIGAPFLMYMVRKQKLSSV; from the coding sequence ATGGCCGTCTTGGCGCTGCTGCTGTGCGGTTCGGTCGCCATCGGCACCCTGGAGGCACCGTTTGACGACGTCTGGGCCAGCTTCACATCCGGGTGCTCGCAGATCTGGGCGGCACTGACCGATCTGCGCATGCCTGCGGTGACACGTGAATCCCGCCTGGACGGCATCGTCTGGGATCAGCCCGTCCCGCGGACCCTGCTCGGTCTGTTCGTCGGACTCGCCGTCGGTGCCGCCGGCGCCATCACCCAGGGGCACACCCGCAACCCGATCGCCGATCCCGGCATGCTCGGCGTCAACGCGGGTGCCGCCTGCGCGGTGGTCGGCGGCATCTATCTCCTCGGCATCCAGAGCCCCATCGCGTTCACCTTCTTCGGGTTGATCGGCGCGATCATCGCCGCGTCGGCCGTCTTCGGATTGTCGGCGCTGAGCGGTGCGAGTCCGTTGACCCTGGTCCTGGCCGGTACCGGACTGACCGCGACGCTCACGGCGGTCACGTCGGCGATCGTGCTGGTCGACTCCAACTCGCTCGACGCCTGGCGGTTCTGGAGTGTCGGTTCCACCGCCGGACGCGGCTTCGACGTGTTCTGGGCCAGTCTTCCGTTCATCGTCGTCGGACTCGTCCTGGCGCTGGCCAGCGGCTTCTTCCTGAACGTGTTGAGCCTGGGCGACGACATGACCAAGGCGCTCGGATCGCGGGTGGCGATCATCCGGGTGGTCGGCATCGTGGCGATCACCTTGCTCATCGGTGCGGCTACCGCGGCGTGCGGCCCGATCGTGTTCCTCGGACTCGTCACCCCGCACATCGCGCGGGTCTTCACCGGCTCCGACTACCGCTGGATCATTCCCTATTCCGCGCTGCTCGGCGCCATCCTGCTGGTCGGCTGCGACATCCTCGGACGCGTGATTGCCCGCCCCGGCGAGGTGCAGGTGGGCGTGATGCTCGCCTTCATCGGCGCACCCTTCCTCATGTACATGGTCCGCAAACAGAAGTTGTCGAGCGTATGA
- a CDS encoding DUF1269 domain-containing protein, giving the protein MKRFASILGLLAAGVIALLVIPTGTAYAAPADTTSRPALDAGVAKVSLVGADYGTILVKLTDGSVFARTGDVLRVVDASGVTTERIDLRHVKAADRVVPMTAKVSAEGTSVELVPQVARHNVAKKKQRLTKAQAYNDMVAKANNNWSCAAPTVIAGAVIGGLIGLFFIVGWILGAGIGAVVGANMGYGNCGKGSKRGETVRAFWTWWNTP; this is encoded by the coding sequence ATGAAGCGTTTCGCTTCGATTCTGGGTTTGCTCGCGGCGGGTGTGATTGCGCTACTGGTGATTCCTACTGGGACCGCTTATGCGGCACCGGCTGACACCACATCACGCCCGGCACTCGATGCGGGTGTCGCGAAGGTCTCGCTGGTCGGGGCCGACTACGGGACCATTCTGGTAAAGCTCACCGACGGAAGCGTTTTCGCCCGGACCGGTGACGTGCTGCGGGTCGTCGACGCGTCGGGCGTGACGACCGAGCGCATCGACCTGCGCCACGTCAAGGCCGCCGACCGGGTGGTGCCGATGACGGCGAAGGTGTCGGCCGAGGGCACCTCGGTGGAGCTGGTTCCGCAGGTCGCCCGGCACAACGTGGCGAAGAAGAAGCAGCGTCTGACCAAGGCGCAGGCCTACAACGACATGGTCGCCAAGGCGAACAACAACTGGAGTTGCGCCGCTCCCACCGTGATCGCCGGTGCGGTGATCGGCGGCCTCATCGGCCTGTTCTTCATCGTCGGCTGGATTCTCGGTGCCGGTATCGGCGCGGTCGTCGGTGCCAACATGGGCTACGGCAACTGCGGCAAGGGCAGCAAGCGGGGCGAGACTGTCCGCGCGTTCTGGACGTGGTGGAACACACCGTAA
- a CDS encoding FecCD family ABC transporter permease yields the protein MSTKRLAASRTISGRRIEVSWLLRPRMLLVCAGAAVLVLLLFLINIGTSDYPLTPIDVIRILLGGGRRVENVVVFDVALPRALVALLVGFGLGLCGALTQLIAQNPLATPDILGITAGASAAAVAAIAFATSWGAVFADIGVPTSALIGALATALVMYLLAWPGRKGGAGGLSTRGVNPFRLVLIGVGMTWMLQAATSFLLTRAEINDVARAQVWLVGSVSNATWSKVWPVAGGVAVAIVVVIALSRQIDALSLGPDLARGLGIRTGAVSTVVLLLAVVVSALSVSAAGPIAFVALLAPQIAMRVTGSAIPTPLASGLLGSMLVVGGDLLCRSGLPDVIPWFGDIGSAGVAVLSLLAVVGGPVMMVAVLVAPLLAGAADMLNGLPVGIVTAALGGPFLIYLMVTMSRKATA from the coding sequence ATGAGCACCAAACGCCTGGCGGCGTCGCGCACGATCAGTGGCCGGCGGATCGAGGTCTCGTGGCTGCTACGTCCCCGCATGCTGCTGGTCTGCGCCGGGGCCGCCGTACTGGTCCTGCTGCTGTTCCTCATCAACATCGGTACGAGTGACTACCCGCTGACCCCGATCGATGTCATCCGTATCCTCCTCGGCGGCGGACGCCGGGTGGAGAACGTGGTGGTCTTCGACGTCGCGCTGCCCCGGGCACTGGTCGCGCTCCTCGTCGGATTCGGACTCGGCCTGTGCGGCGCGCTGACCCAGTTGATCGCGCAGAACCCGCTGGCCACCCCTGACATCCTCGGCATCACCGCGGGTGCGAGCGCGGCCGCGGTGGCCGCAATCGCCTTCGCCACCAGTTGGGGCGCGGTCTTCGCCGACATCGGGGTGCCGACCTCGGCGCTCATCGGTGCGCTGGCGACCGCACTGGTGATGTATCTCCTGGCGTGGCCGGGCCGCAAAGGTGGCGCCGGCGGGCTGTCCACCCGGGGAGTCAACCCGTTCCGGTTGGTGCTCATCGGTGTCGGCATGACGTGGATGCTGCAGGCCGCGACGAGCTTCCTGCTCACCCGGGCCGAGATCAACGACGTCGCGCGCGCCCAGGTGTGGCTCGTCGGCTCGGTCTCCAACGCGACGTGGTCCAAGGTGTGGCCGGTGGCCGGTGGGGTGGCCGTGGCGATCGTCGTCGTGATCGCACTCTCCCGGCAGATCGATGCGCTGAGCCTCGGACCCGATCTCGCGCGCGGCCTGGGGATCCGCACCGGGGCCGTCTCGACGGTCGTGCTGCTGCTGGCCGTCGTCGTCAGCGCGTTGTCGGTGTCGGCGGCCGGGCCGATTGCCTTCGTCGCCCTGCTCGCCCCGCAGATCGCGATGCGCGTCACGGGGTCGGCGATACCCACCCCGCTCGCGTCGGGTCTGCTGGGCTCGATGCTCGTCGTCGGCGGCGATCTGCTGTGCCGCTCGGGCCTGCCCGACGTGATCCCGTGGTTCGGCGACATCGGCTCCGCCGGAGTTGCGGTGCTGTCCCTGCTCGCCGTCGTCGGCGGTCCGGTGATGATGGTCGCGGTCCTCGTGGCGCCGCTGCTCGCCGGGGCCGCCGACATGCTCAACGGTCTTCCGGTTGGCATCGTCACCGCCGCGCTCGGCGGCCCGTTCCTCATCTACCTGATGGTCACCATGTCCCGAAAGGCCACCGCATGA
- a CDS encoding ABC transporter ATP-binding protein encodes MSRLVAEGLSVGYDDRIVIADLDLAIPDHQITTLIGPNGCGKSTLLRCLARLLPPRAGTVLLDGVDINHEKPKKVARTLAILPQNPVAPDGLTVTDLVRRGRHPHQRWYQQASDADEAAVREAMELTNTLDLADRTLDALSGGQRQRVWIALTLAQGTDLLLLDEPTTYLDLAHSVDILDLVARLKREHGKTVVMVLHDLNLAARYSDSLMVMKNGTIVTQGDPTDIIDAGLLSDAFGLRAHVMTDPVSGGPLIVPL; translated from the coding sequence ATGAGCCGCCTCGTCGCCGAGGGCCTGTCCGTCGGATACGACGATCGGATCGTCATCGCCGACCTCGATCTCGCCATTCCCGACCATCAGATCACGACCCTCATCGGCCCCAACGGATGCGGAAAGTCCACGCTGCTGCGCTGTTTGGCCAGATTGCTGCCGCCCCGCGCGGGCACCGTCCTTCTCGACGGCGTCGACATCAATCACGAGAAGCCCAAGAAGGTGGCGCGCACGCTGGCGATCCTGCCCCAGAACCCGGTTGCCCCAGACGGTTTGACGGTCACCGATCTGGTTCGACGCGGCCGGCATCCGCATCAGCGGTGGTATCAGCAGGCCTCCGACGCCGACGAGGCCGCCGTTCGCGAGGCGATGGAGCTGACCAACACCCTCGATCTCGCCGACCGTACGCTCGATGCACTCTCCGGCGGTCAGCGGCAGCGCGTGTGGATCGCACTCACCCTGGCCCAGGGCACCGACCTTCTGCTCCTCGACGAGCCGACGACCTATCTGGACCTCGCCCATTCAGTCGACATCCTCGATCTCGTAGCCCGGCTCAAACGCGAACACGGCAAGACCGTCGTCATGGTGCTCCATGATCTGAATCTCGCTGCGCGCTACTCGGATTCGCTGATGGTGATGAAGAACGGGACGATCGTCACCCAGGGCGACCCGACCGACATCATCGACGCCGGTCTCTTGTCGGACGCCTTCGGCCTGCGCGCACATGTGATGACGGACCCGGTCTCGGGTGGACCGTTGATCGTGCCGCTGTAG
- a CDS encoding O-succinylhomoserine sulfhydrylase: MEAVVTHGIDDYELPEGVSPQTLAVRGGLARSGFFETSEAMYLTSGYVYDSAEAAERAFIGEDERFVYSRYGNPTVEMFQERLRLLDGAEACFATASGMAAVFVALGALLKAGDRLVAARSLFGSCFVVCNEILPRWGIETEFVDGEDLDQWERALATPADAVFFETPSNPMQVLVDVAKVSELAHAAGAKVVLDNVFATPLGQRGLDLGADVIVYSATKHIDGQGRVMGGAVLGTKEYIDGPVQTLMRHTGPAMSPFNAWTLVKGLETMQLRLDASVASAQRIAEFLESDTRVRWVKYPFLQSHPQYDLATAQMSSGGTVVTFELNDRGGVDGKKRAFEVLNGLHVIDISNNLGDSKSLITHPATTTHRAMGPEGRASIGLTDSVVRLSVGLEGTDDLLEDLDRALG, translated from the coding sequence ATGGAGGCAGTCGTGACACACGGAATCGACGATTACGAACTGCCCGAGGGGGTTTCGCCGCAGACGCTGGCGGTTCGGGGCGGGCTCGCGCGGTCGGGCTTCTTCGAGACGTCGGAGGCCATGTACCTGACGAGCGGATACGTGTACGACTCGGCGGAGGCCGCCGAGCGGGCCTTCATCGGCGAGGACGAGCGATTTGTCTACTCGCGCTACGGAAATCCCACCGTCGAGATGTTCCAGGAGCGCTTGCGCCTGCTCGACGGCGCCGAGGCGTGCTTCGCGACCGCGAGCGGCATGGCGGCGGTGTTCGTGGCGCTCGGCGCGCTGCTGAAGGCCGGCGACCGCCTGGTGGCCGCGCGCAGCCTGTTCGGCTCGTGCTTCGTGGTCTGCAACGAGATCCTGCCGCGGTGGGGGATCGAGACCGAATTCGTCGACGGCGAGGATCTCGACCAGTGGGAGCGCGCGCTGGCCACCCCGGCCGACGCGGTGTTCTTCGAGACGCCGTCGAACCCGATGCAGGTTCTCGTCGACGTCGCCAAGGTGTCCGAGCTCGCCCATGCCGCGGGCGCAAAGGTGGTGCTGGACAACGTCTTCGCCACTCCGCTCGGCCAGCGTGGCCTGGACCTTGGGGCCGACGTCATCGTGTACTCGGCGACCAAACACATCGACGGCCAGGGCCGGGTGATGGGCGGCGCGGTGCTGGGCACCAAGGAGTACATCGACGGCCCGGTGCAGACCCTGATGCGCCACACCGGCCCCGCGATGAGCCCGTTCAACGCCTGGACGCTGGTGAAGGGGCTGGAGACCATGCAGCTTCGCCTGGACGCCTCGGTCGCCTCAGCGCAGCGCATCGCCGAGTTCCTGGAATCCGACACTCGCGTCCGCTGGGTGAAATACCCGTTCCTGCAATCACATCCGCAGTACGACCTCGCGACCGCCCAGATGTCGTCGGGCGGCACGGTGGTCACCTTCGAGCTCAACGACCGCGGGGGCGTCGACGGCAAGAAGCGCGCCTTCGAGGTACTCAACGGACTGCACGTCATCGACATCTCCAACAATCTCGGTGATTCCAAGTCGTTGATCACCCACCCGGCCACCACGACCCACCGCGCGATGGGGCCCGAGGGTCGCGCATCGATCGGACTCACCGACTCGGTGGTGCGGCTGTCCGTCGGGCTCGAGGGCACCGACGATCTGCTCGAGGATCTCGACCGCGCGTTGGGTTGA
- a CDS encoding FAD-dependent oxidoreductase, translating to MSDNSRPLRVAIVGAGPAGIYAADALMKSDTAKDRGVSIDLYERMPAPFGLIRYGVAPDHPRIKGIITALHKVLDKPQVRLLGNIDYGTDITLEELKAHYDAMIFSTGATDDRALDIPGVDLDGSYGAAQFVAWYDGHPDFPRTWPLDAEKVAVIGVGNVALDVARVLAKTGDELLPTEIPANVYEGLKANKAVEVHVFGRRGPAQAKFTPLELKELDHSPNIEVVVNPEDIDYDEGSAVARRGSKITDQVATIIENYAIRDPKQGAIHKLFLHFFENPVEILGENGKVVGLRTERTQLDGTGNVKPTGKTTDWELGAVYRAVGYLSDNLPQIPFDSQAGVIPNEAGRVFDEGEHLTGVYTTGWVKRGPVGLIGHTKGDANETVDCILEDMANDALLKPAHPSEDAVIELLESKSIPFTTWDGWYRLDEHERALGAAEGRERVKVVEREDMLAASEPDKVSRPTA from the coding sequence ATGAGCGACAACAGCCGCCCCTTGCGGGTTGCCATCGTCGGCGCAGGTCCGGCCGGGATCTACGCAGCGGATGCATTGATGAAATCGGACACCGCGAAAGATCGCGGCGTCAGCATCGATCTGTACGAGCGTATGCCGGCCCCGTTCGGGCTGATCCGTTACGGCGTGGCACCCGACCATCCGCGCATCAAGGGCATCATCACCGCGCTCCACAAGGTCCTCGACAAGCCGCAGGTCCGCCTGCTCGGCAATATCGACTACGGCACCGACATCACGCTCGAGGAACTCAAGGCGCACTACGACGCCATGATCTTCTCCACCGGCGCCACCGATGACCGCGCCCTCGACATCCCCGGCGTCGACCTCGATGGCAGCTATGGCGCAGCGCAGTTCGTGGCCTGGTACGACGGCCACCCGGACTTCCCGCGCACCTGGCCGCTCGACGCCGAGAAGGTCGCCGTGATCGGCGTCGGCAACGTCGCACTCGACGTCGCCCGCGTGCTCGCCAAGACCGGCGACGAACTGCTGCCGACCGAGATCCCGGCGAACGTCTACGAGGGACTCAAGGCCAACAAGGCCGTCGAGGTCCACGTCTTCGGCCGCCGCGGACCGGCGCAGGCCAAGTTCACGCCGCTCGAGCTCAAGGAACTCGACCACTCCCCCAACATCGAGGTCGTCGTCAACCCCGAGGACATCGACTACGACGAGGGATCGGCCGTGGCCCGACGCGGTTCCAAGATCACCGACCAGGTCGCCACGATCATCGAGAACTACGCGATCCGCGACCCCAAGCAGGGCGCCATCCACAAGCTCTTCCTGCACTTCTTCGAGAATCCCGTGGAGATCCTCGGCGAGAACGGCAAGGTCGTCGGCCTGCGCACCGAGCGCACCCAGCTCGACGGCACCGGCAACGTCAAGCCGACCGGCAAGACCACCGACTGGGAACTCGGCGCCGTCTACCGCGCCGTCGGCTACCTGTCGGACAACCTGCCGCAGATTCCGTTCGACAGCCAGGCCGGCGTCATCCCGAACGAGGCCGGACGCGTCTTCGACGAGGGTGAACACCTCACCGGCGTCTACACCACCGGCTGGGTCAAGCGCGGTCCGGTGGGCCTCATCGGCCACACCAAGGGCGACGCCAACGAGACAGTCGACTGCATCCTCGAGGACATGGCCAACGACGCCCTTCTCAAACCGGCGCATCCATCCGAGGACGCCGTCATCGAGCTGCTCGAATCCAAGAGCATCCCGTTCACCACCTGGGACGGCTGGTACCGCCTCGACGAGCACGAGCGCGCACTCGGCGCGGCCGAGGGACGCGAGCGCGTCAAGGTGGTCGAGCGTGAGGACATGCTCGCCGCCTCCGAGCCGGACAAGGTGTCGCGACCGACGGCTTAG